From a region of the Arenicella xantha genome:
- a CDS encoding integrase arm-type DNA-binding domain-containing protein has product MLTDTLFKSLKAQDKSYSKSDGNGLYIEVAPSGGKYWRKNFRYNGKKRTN; this is encoded by the coding sequence ATGCTGACAGATACGCTGTTCAAGTCGTTAAAAGCGCAGGATAAGAGCTACTCTAAATCGGATGGCAACGGCCTTTATATTGAAGTCGCGCCCAGTGGGGGAAAATACTGGCGTAAAAATTTTCGGTATAACGGCAAGAAAAGAACAAACTAG
- a CDS encoding glycosyltransferase family 2 protein — MNLSILIPTYNRQALLVRALESVFAQDWLVEREDYEVIVIDDGSTDGTADMIAVQFPQVRYIYQTNRGVSSARNTGLGVAEGDWIALLDSDDNWLPEKLSLQFSALEQTKLQVCHGEEIWIRNGVRVNQMDKHQKHGGWIFEYCLPLCAMSPSSIVIHRSVFDRVGVFDPDLPACEDYDLWLRIAALYEVAFVSTPCINKYGGHTDQLSRQFWGMDRFRVIALENCLGHSEIQANLSSELTYMARQTLLKKLEILLNGAIKRDNLELIEYCETKLAHWR; from the coding sequence GTGAATCTATCAATCCTCATTCCTACCTATAACCGCCAAGCGCTATTAGTGCGCGCGTTGGAGTCTGTTTTTGCGCAAGACTGGCTTGTCGAGCGCGAGGATTATGAAGTGATTGTGATCGACGACGGTTCGACTGATGGCACCGCAGACATGATTGCAGTGCAGTTTCCGCAGGTTCGTTATATCTATCAGACTAACCGTGGCGTGAGTTCTGCTAGAAATACCGGCCTTGGTGTTGCTGAAGGTGATTGGATCGCTTTACTTGATTCGGACGACAACTGGCTGCCTGAGAAATTGTCATTGCAGTTTAGCGCGTTGGAGCAAACTAAATTACAAGTGTGTCATGGCGAAGAAATCTGGATTCGCAATGGCGTGCGGGTAAACCAAATGGATAAGCATCAGAAGCATGGTGGTTGGATCTTTGAGTATTGCCTGCCGTTGTGCGCTATGTCGCCGTCGTCGATTGTTATTCATCGCTCTGTATTTGATCGTGTCGGGGTCTTTGATCCAGACTTACCGGCTTGCGAGGACTATGACCTGTGGCTTCGTATTGCCGCGTTATATGAGGTGGCGTTTGTCTCGACTCCGTGCATTAATAAATACGGAGGACATACCGACCAGCTTTCACGGCAATTCTGGGGGATGGATCGGTTCCGCGTGATAGCATTAGAAAATTGTTTGGGTCATTCTGAAATACAAGCTAATTTGTCTTCGGAATTGACCTATATGGCGCGACAAACGTTGTTAAAAAAACTTGAGATATTGCTGAACGGCGCAATTAAGCGAGATAACCTCGAGTTGATCGAATACTGTGAAACTAAGTTAGCGCACTGGCGCTGA
- a CDS encoding SPL family radical SAM protein, protein MVDSVYIEQAIMDLPRTATILARYPKARQIIIERYGEVFNSHAQNFRIQKQNPSLILAAKQNSKVMPTPAQYETGGGAHYYFSHMLNCVYDCRYCFLQGMLRSANYLLFVNYDDFLEEIKQVAKRHVDDAKPVWFFSGYDCDSLAYEPVTKFAEVFVPAFKEIPNAVLELRTKSTQIRSLLNMPAQENVVVAYSLSPDAVAQQVEFGAPPFAKRLEALQRLQAHGWRIGIRFDPIVWHSDYVEDYRRTAQAVFETLDPKRIDSVTLGGFRLPKGFHKTMSKLYPEHWILNAGLDDTNGMVAYRQEIEAEVLETVSALCQKYMPADKLFCYSSYESE, encoded by the coding sequence ATGGTTGATTCCGTATATATCGAACAAGCGATCATGGATTTACCGCGAACCGCGACTATTTTGGCGCGTTACCCTAAAGCGCGGCAAATCATAATAGAGCGATATGGAGAGGTGTTTAATTCGCACGCACAGAACTTTCGAATTCAGAAGCAAAACCCATCGTTGATTTTGGCGGCCAAGCAAAATAGCAAGGTCATGCCAACACCGGCTCAATATGAAACCGGCGGTGGCGCACATTACTACTTTTCACACATGCTTAATTGTGTGTATGACTGTCGCTATTGTTTTTTACAGGGCATGTTGCGCTCGGCTAACTATCTACTGTTCGTTAACTATGACGATTTTCTTGAAGAGATTAAGCAGGTTGCCAAGCGGCATGTCGACGATGCAAAGCCGGTGTGGTTTTTTTCAGGCTATGACTGCGATAGTTTAGCTTATGAACCTGTTACTAAGTTCGCTGAAGTGTTTGTGCCAGCGTTTAAAGAAATTCCCAATGCGGTGCTCGAGTTACGCACTAAGAGCACGCAAATCCGTTCGTTGCTGAATATGCCTGCGCAGGAAAATGTGGTGGTGGCCTATAGTTTGAGTCCTGACGCGGTGGCACAACAAGTTGAATTCGGTGCGCCCCCTTTTGCTAAGCGTTTAGAGGCTTTACAGCGCTTACAAGCGCACGGTTGGCGGATTGGCATTCGCTTTGATCCAATCGTGTGGCACAGTGATTATGTTGAGGATTATCGCCGTACCGCGCAGGCAGTTTTCGAAACGCTTGATCCGAAGCGTATAGATAGCGTCACCTTAGGTGGTTTTCGTCTGCCCAAAGGGTTTCATAAGACAATGTCGAAGCTTTATCCTGAGCATTGGATATTAAATGCTGGATTGGATGATACCAATGGCATGGTGGCTTATCGACAAGAAATCGAAGCTGAGGTGCTGGAGACCGTATCCGCTTTGTGTCAAAAATATATGCCAGCCGACAAACTATTTTGCTATTCGTCGTATGAGTCAGAATAA
- a CDS encoding SDR family oxidoreductase, producing the protein MSQNNKSALITGASSGIGLATAKQLLAAGYSVSGIARDFSDVETIGMDTHSFDLSKLDALPSFLKQANLPADVLILNAGYGQFGGIEQFSHAQIRKMVDTNLVSHFYLLKHYLPIFKQRGHGDIVLIGSESALQGARAGAVYCATKFALRGLAQSLRADCSTSNIRVMLVNPGPVDSDFFDQLDFAPQLGNEFVIEPESVAQAILHTLAQPRNVVVDEINLQPIKRSFRKK; encoded by the coding sequence ATGAGTCAGAATAATAAATCAGCGCTGATTACCGGTGCCAGCTCAGGCATCGGTTTAGCGACTGCAAAACAATTGCTGGCCGCGGGGTATTCAGTCAGCGGAATAGCGCGAGACTTTTCTGATGTTGAGACTATTGGAATGGACACGCATTCGTTTGATTTAAGTAAGCTCGACGCTTTACCCAGTTTTCTAAAGCAAGCCAATTTACCAGCGGATGTGCTGATACTGAATGCGGGTTACGGACAGTTTGGCGGAATAGAGCAGTTCTCGCATGCCCAGATTCGAAAAATGGTGGACACCAACTTAGTTAGTCATTTTTATTTACTTAAGCACTATCTGCCGATTTTTAAGCAACGTGGGCATGGCGATATTGTATTGATTGGCAGTGAGTCGGCGCTGCAAGGTGCGCGTGCAGGAGCGGTGTACTGTGCAACGAAATTTGCCTTACGCGGGTTAGCTCAGAGCTTGCGGGCCGACTGTTCCACATCAAATATACGAGTTATGTTGGTGAATCCCGGCCCAGTAGATAGCGATTTTTTCGACCAGCTAGACTTTGCTCCACAATTAGGTAATGAGTTTGTGATCGAGCCAGAGTCGGTTGCTCAGGCAATTTTACATACCTTGGCACAACCTAGGAACGTGGTGGTTGACGAAATTAATTTGCAACCGATTAAGCGTAGCTTTAGAAAGAAATAG